A region of Ammoniphilus oxalaticus DNA encodes the following proteins:
- a CDS encoding ABC transporter ATP-binding protein: MYSDELLAVEGLKVRFPIKRRGFSRERQFVKAVDDLSFRIRRGVTFGLVGESGCGKSTTGRAILRLIEPTAGQILFEGTDITKLSKEQWNKTRKEMQMVFQDPYASLNPRHTIERIIEEPLKVHQVENVVERAQRVRQLLEVVGLDHYHAKRYPHQFSGGQRQRIGIARALAARPKLVIADEPVSALDVSIQSQIINLLRDLQQSFELTYLFISHDLSVVKHICDQIGVMYAGRLVEVAGKNDLYKQPLHPYTRALLAAAPIPDPERSKERIFLREEAADVAMREQGCPFYHRCPSAFDRCIGERPALDLVAPNHTVACHLYT, from the coding sequence ATGTATTCCGATGAGTTATTGGCTGTAGAGGGTTTGAAGGTGCGCTTCCCTATAAAGCGGCGGGGCTTTTCCCGTGAACGACAGTTTGTCAAAGCGGTCGACGATCTTTCTTTTCGTATTCGTCGCGGTGTCACGTTTGGACTAGTCGGCGAAAGTGGCTGCGGAAAATCGACAACAGGACGGGCGATTTTACGGTTAATTGAACCGACTGCGGGTCAAATTTTGTTTGAGGGGACAGACATAACGAAGCTGTCTAAAGAGCAATGGAACAAAACGCGTAAAGAGATGCAAATGGTTTTTCAAGACCCGTATGCCTCTTTAAACCCGAGACATACGATCGAGCGAATCATTGAGGAGCCGTTAAAAGTTCATCAAGTCGAAAACGTGGTTGAACGGGCGCAACGAGTTCGCCAATTATTAGAGGTAGTCGGACTTGATCATTACCACGCCAAACGTTATCCGCACCAATTTTCAGGAGGGCAAAGGCAGCGAATCGGGATTGCGCGGGCGCTGGCCGCTCGTCCCAAGTTAGTCATCGCTGATGAGCCTGTTTCTGCCTTAGATGTTTCCATTCAATCGCAGATCATTAATTTGTTGCGTGATTTACAACAATCGTTTGAACTGACTTATCTTTTTATTTCTCATGACCTCAGTGTTGTAAAACACATTTGCGATCAGATTGGTGTGATGTACGCGGGACGCCTTGTTGAAGTTGCTGGTAAGAATGATCTATACAAGCAGCCTCTCCATCCGTATACGCGCGCGTTATTAGCCGCCGCGCCGATCCCAGACCCCGAACGAAGCAAGGAACGGATTTTTTTGCGGGAAGAAGCGGCGGATGTTGCTATGCGAGAACAAGGATGCCCCTTTTATCATCGTTGTCCTTCCGCGTTTGATCGGTGTATCGGGGAACGCCCCGCGCTTGATCTCGTTGCCCCCAATCATACGGTTGCCTGTCATCTTTACACGTAG